The nucleotide window TGCGACTCGGCGCTGCCGCGGCGCAGCAGGGCCCGCACCCGGGCGAGCAGTTCGGCGAGGCGGAAGGGCTTGGTGACGTAGTCGTCGGCGCCGGCGTCGAGGCCGACCACCGTGTCCACCTCGTCGGCCCGGGCGGTGAGGACGAGCACCGGGAAGCCGTGGCCCTCGGTGCGCAGCCGGCGGCACACCTCCAGGCCGTCCATCCCGGGCAGGCCGAGGTCCAGCACGAGCAGGTCCACGCTGCCCTGGAGCCCGGCGTCGAGCGCGGTCGGTCCGTCTTCGCGCACCTCCACGTCGTATCCTTCGCGGCGCAGTGCGCGTGCGAGCGGTTCCGAGATGGAGGCGTCGTCCTCGGCGAGCAGTACGCGGGTCATGGGCTGATGGTAGTCCGCGGGGCATCGCCCGGGGGCGCACGGGCGGGCGCACGCAGGGGCATTGCCGGAGCCAGGGGTCCACGGCGGTCTCGCGTACGGTTCCGGGCGCCCCTGTGACGTATCTCTCAAGCCGGTGCAAAGGGCACGCATCTTGACCTACCGTGTGAGGACGTCCTTAGCACTACCAGGAGACCTTTGGCCGACACGACGTGCCAAGGTCCCTTATTCGTGCGGAGACCGGCACGAACCGGGATCCTCAGTGACGTGAACCAGTCGGCCGGGCCCTTGCGTCGAAGGTGACGCACGGGCAGGGGGCCGGCCACCCCCCACCGCGGGCGCGTCCTGGTGACAGCGCGCGTCCCAGCACACAAGGAACGACCATGGCGTCCAGCCTGACGAAGGACGCCGCCGCGCAGGTCACCCCTGCATCCGGCGGCAAGACCTTCTTCGGCCACCCGCGCGGCCTGGCCACTCTCTTCATGACCGAGATGTGGGAGCGCTTCAGCTTCTACGGCATGCGCGCCCTGCTCGTGCTCTACCTGGTCGCCCCGGCGGCCAAGGGCGGTCTCGGTTTCGCCGCGGCGACGGCCGCCGCGATCTACTCGGTCTACAACGCCACGGTCTACCTGCTGGCGATGCCCGGCGGCTGGATCGCCGACCGGTTGTGGGGTCCCCGCAAGACGGTCGCGGTGGCCGGCACGATCATCATGATCGGCCACTTCCTGCTCGCGGTGCCGGTCGAGATCTCCTTCTTCGTCGGCCTGGTCTTCATCGCCATCGGTTCCGGCCTGCTCAAGGCCAACATCTCCACGATGGTCGGCCACCTGTACCCGGACCGCAACGACCCGCGCCGGGACGGCGGCTTCACCATCTTCTACATGGGCATCAACCTCGGTGCCTTCGCCGCCCCGCTGGTGATCGGCACCATCGGCCAGAACGTCAACTGGCACCTGGGCTTCGCGCTCGCCGGTGTCGGCATGGCGCTGGGCCTCGCCCAGTACCTGCTGGGCACCCGCCACCTGGCCCCGGTCAGCAACGAGGTGCCGGCGCCGATGCGCAGCGAGGAGCGCACCGCGCTGCTGCGCAAGGCGGGCCTGTGGGCGCTGGCCGCGGTGGTCTTCTACGTGGTGGTGCTGGCCACCGGCTCGTTCACCATCAACTGGGTGCTGTGGCCGCTGTCGCTGGCCGGTATCGCGCTGCCCGCCTGGTACTTCGTGCGGATCCACCGGGACCGTGACCTGACCTCGGACG belongs to Streptantibioticus cattleyicolor NRRL 8057 = DSM 46488 and includes:
- a CDS encoding peptide MFS transporter — protein: MASSLTKDAAAQVTPASGGKTFFGHPRGLATLFMTEMWERFSFYGMRALLVLYLVAPAAKGGLGFAAATAAAIYSVYNATVYLLAMPGGWIADRLWGPRKTVAVAGTIIMIGHFLLAVPVEISFFVGLVFIAIGSGLLKANISTMVGHLYPDRNDPRRDGGFTIFYMGINLGAFAAPLVIGTIGQNVNWHLGFALAGVGMALGLAQYLLGTRHLAPVSNEVPAPMRSEERTALLRKAGLWALAAVVFYVVVLATGSFTINWVLWPLSLAGIALPAWYFVRIHRDRDLTSDERSKMTGYVWFFIAAAVFWMIYDQSGSTLTVFAQDHTAGRLWGVGFPSSWFQSLNPLYIMALAPVVAALWVKLRSKNPSTTVKFAYGLLGIGISFGVMMMAQAAASGGAKVTPLWLALVYLIQTVAELCLSPVGLSVSTKLAPAKYAGQIMGLWFLAVTAGDCVAAITQLVLGNAFLSQASFAVQGAIAALAGVAFVLWRKKVIRLMGDVH
- a CDS encoding response regulator transcription factor, translated to MTRVLLAEDDASISEPLARALRREGYDVEVREDGPTALDAGLQGSVDLLVLDLGLPGMDGLEVCRRLRTEGHGFPVLVLTARADEVDTVVGLDAGADDYVTKPFRLAELLARVRALLRRGSAESQPATQGVRIDVESHRAWIGDDELSLTAKEFDLLRVLVRDAGRVVTRDQLMREVWDTTWWSSTKTLDMHISWLRKKLGDDAANPRYISTVRGVGFRFEKN